A genomic stretch from Pelotomaculum schinkii includes:
- a CDS encoding type II toxin-antitoxin system HicA family toxin: protein MKRSELLKLFRENGITLKRSGKKHDMYYSPITGKTFPVPRHKTEIATGTLNSMLTDAGLK from the coding sequence ATGAAAAGAAGTGAGTTGCTTAAACTATTCAGAGAAAATGGCATTACATTGAAACGCTCTGGTAAAAAACATGATATGTATTATAGTCCGATAACAGGCAAAACCTTTCCTGTGCCCAGACATAAGACAGAAATAGCTACCGGGACCCTTAATAGTATGCTAACCGACGCAGGGCTAAAATAA
- a CDS encoding type II toxin-antitoxin system HicB family antitoxin — MAKYLYPAIFEPEEKGGYSVNFPDIESCYTQGDDLQDAYDMAADVLCLMLYNFEENKAAIPPASDPKDIKVQDGCFVSLVGADTMEYRRFYDNKAVKKTLTLPQWLNTMAERENINFSQVLQDALKKRLKV, encoded by the coding sequence ATGGCAAAATATTTGTATCCGGCAATTTTTGAACCGGAAGAAAAAGGCGGTTATTCCGTGAACTTCCCGGATATTGAAAGCTGCTATACACAAGGGGATGACTTGCAAGACGCTTATGATATGGCAGCCGATGTATTATGCTTAATGCTGTATAATTTTGAAGAAAACAAGGCGGCTATTCCACCGGCATCCGACCCTAAAGATATAAAGGTTCAAGATGGTTGTTTTGTTTCTTTGGTAGGTGCTGACACTATGGAGTATAGACGCTTCTATGACAACAAAGCAGTCAAAAAGACGCTTACACTCCCGCAGTGGCTTAATACTATGGCAGAGCGTGAGAATATTAATTTTTCGCAGGTCTTACAGGATGCATTAAAGAAACGCTTGAAAGTGTAA
- the map gene encoding type I methionyl aminopeptidase, translating to MITIKTAQQIELMAEAGKILAACHRELREIIRPGITTLQIDHFAEHFIRSHGAKAEQKGYQGYPFATCASVNDEICHGFPTQTPLREGNIVTIDMVVNLNGWLADSAWSYPVGEISEKAEKLLKVTKGCLYFGINKAVLGNRLGDISHAIQIHAESHGFSEVRDFTGHGIGHNMHEAPQVLHYGHPNKGVRLFEGMVFTIEPMINMGSYGLTIDRNEWTARTADGSLSAQYEHTIAITKNGPLVLTEQD from the coding sequence TTGATTACAATTAAAACCGCGCAACAAATTGAGCTGATGGCTGAAGCGGGTAAAATATTAGCTGCCTGCCACCGGGAACTCCGCGAGATCATCCGTCCGGGTATAACAACTTTGCAAATCGATCACTTCGCAGAGCACTTCATTCGCTCCCACGGGGCCAAAGCCGAACAAAAGGGTTACCAGGGCTATCCTTTTGCAACATGTGCTTCAGTCAATGATGAAATCTGCCACGGATTCCCGACTCAAACCCCTCTCCGGGAAGGCAATATCGTCACCATTGATATGGTTGTCAATCTCAATGGATGGCTAGCCGATTCCGCTTGGTCTTACCCGGTGGGTGAAATATCTGAAAAAGCTGAAAAACTTCTCAAAGTGACTAAAGGGTGCCTTTACTTCGGTATTAACAAAGCTGTTCTCGGCAATCGACTTGGTGATATTTCACATGCAATTCAAATTCATGCTGAATCCCATGGGTTTTCCGAAGTACGTGATTTTACTGGACATGGTATAGGTCATAACATGCATGAAGCTCCGCAAGTGCTCCACTATGGGCACCCCAACAAGGGTGTTAGGCTCTTTGAAGGGATGGTTTTTACCATCGAACCGATGATCAATATGGGTTCCTACGGCCTGACCATTGACCGGAACGAATGGACGGCCAGGACGGCGGACGGCAGCCTGTCGGCTCAGTATGAGCATACCATTGCTATCACCAAGAACGGTCCGCTGGTTTTGACTGAACAGGACTGA
- a CDS encoding DUF1540 domain-containing protein yields MNQHIHCIVNDCHYWTQGNSCKANEILVATDQFGDSQPDQIDATMATQLTPSNAGSCMATCCKSYVTKGSNKAGVDGIKKMY; encoded by the coding sequence ATTAATCAGCACATCCACTGCATTGTCAACGACTGTCATTACTGGACCCAGGGGAATAGTTGCAAAGCCAACGAGATCCTGGTAGCGACAGATCAATTTGGCGACAGCCAGCCAGACCAGATCGACGCCACCATGGCCACACAGCTCACCCCTTCCAATGCCGGTTCTTGTATGGCTACCTGCTGCAAATCTTACGTAACCAAGGGTTCCAATAAAGCCGGCGTGGATGGTATCAAGAAGATGTACTAG
- a CDS encoding L,D-transpeptidase family protein: MLRAAARSIFFMLSILLLFQQSAQADCRLVINKGTNQLALYENGCLVDVFPVATGRLPQYTPEGDWQVVVKLIYPSWRSPDGGPTIPGGIPENPLGPRWLGLNALGTGGSSYGVHGTNNPYSIGTYASAGCIRMYNKDILWLYDRVPVGSDVEIINSNEDLNSWKVFSKVLINGEEPDFAPHLGPIWDGSKTWLPVRPAAQALGYRMFWDESCNTLELANIDREVSLALGSRQVSVNNSVYATEDAPFLLEDTTFVPDYFFKLFLGVELLQDAENGVLSLQSPAGPWAGRLTRRQMTVTIDGRAIHLPESQPTLSDGKNLLVPVRPVCTAAGGIVKWNDPARTVDVMMRDKRVQIPENGSPALVNGAIAHEPSGIQIVRGTAYISLRFLSDIFGFITEVNDSSRVLNISTITAPTSFFRPTGSRPIPAAAWTIPGATAVFYRRR, translated from the coding sequence ATGCTCAGGGCAGCTGCAAGGTCGATATTTTTCATGTTGTCTATATTGCTGCTGTTCCAGCAGTCAGCTCAGGCGGACTGCCGGTTGGTTATAAACAAGGGAACCAACCAGCTGGCTCTTTACGAAAATGGCTGCCTGGTGGATGTGTTTCCTGTGGCTACAGGTCGTCTGCCCCAATATACCCCGGAAGGGGATTGGCAGGTCGTTGTCAAACTAATCTACCCTTCCTGGCGAAGCCCCGATGGAGGTCCCACTATTCCGGGCGGTATTCCCGAAAACCCGCTGGGGCCCCGCTGGCTGGGGTTGAATGCGCTCGGTACCGGGGGCTCAAGTTATGGGGTACACGGCACCAACAATCCCTATTCCATTGGGACCTACGCATCTGCCGGCTGTATCAGGATGTACAACAAGGATATCCTCTGGCTGTACGATAGGGTTCCCGTCGGATCTGATGTAGAAATAATTAATAGCAACGAAGACCTGAACAGTTGGAAGGTATTCAGCAAGGTGCTGATAAACGGCGAGGAGCCTGATTTCGCGCCGCACCTCGGACCGATATGGGACGGAAGCAAAACCTGGCTGCCGGTACGGCCGGCTGCCCAGGCCCTTGGCTACCGCATGTTTTGGGACGAATCCTGCAATACCTTGGAGCTGGCAAATATTGACCGGGAAGTATCACTCGCCCTCGGCAGCCGGCAGGTTAGCGTGAACAACAGCGTGTACGCAACAGAGGATGCGCCCTTCTTGTTAGAAGACACAACTTTTGTCCCGGATTATTTTTTTAAGCTCTTTCTGGGAGTCGAACTTCTTCAAGACGCTGAAAATGGCGTCCTGTCGCTGCAGTCCCCGGCCGGCCCCTGGGCTGGCCGGCTAACCAGGCGCCAAATGACGGTAACTATAGACGGTAGAGCTATACATTTGCCCGAGTCCCAACCCACCTTGAGCGACGGGAAGAACCTGCTGGTCCCTGTACGTCCGGTCTGTACTGCCGCCGGGGGCATCGTCAAGTGGAACGACCCGGCCCGTACCGTGGATGTCATGATGCGGGATAAACGCGTGCAAATCCCTGAAAACGGTTCCCCGGCCCTGGTTAATGGAGCCATCGCTCACGAACCAAGTGGAATCCAGATTGTTCGTGGCACTGCATACATTAGTTTGAGATTTCTTTCTGATATCTTCGGCTTTATTACGGAAGTAAATGACAGCTCGCGCGTGCTCAATATCTCCACTATCACAGCTCCGACATCTTTTTTCAGGCCCACTGGTTCAAGGCCGATTCCGGCCGCAGCCTGGACTATTCCCGGCGCCACTGCCGTTTTTTATCGTCGGAGATAA